A stretch of the Sphingosinithalassobacter tenebrarum genome encodes the following:
- a CDS encoding 8-amino-7-oxononanoate synthase codes for MNWAAPFESNLAALADAGSLRRLSPRRGVDFSSNDYLGLADAPLLREAAGEALARGVPIGSCGSRLLRGNDPEIEALEAEAAAFFGDEATLFFSSGFAANTAFFATVPQRGDLVVHDALIHASVHDGMRLGRAETRAAAHQDVAAFDAVIADWRGQGGTGRVWIAVESLYSMDGDKTPLANFAALADRHEAMLVVDEAHATGVWGPLGRGLSAELPRADNRVILRTLGKALGCEGALLGMPRLLADFMVNRARPFIFSTAPSPLMAAIARAAIRSLEASERREQLHALVDHAAAKLAPIGVPATGSQILLRHVGGNARAVAMAEALQAQGFDVRAIRPPTVPQGTARLRISLTLNATPDDVDALAQGLGDLA; via the coding sequence ATGAACTGGGCCGCACCCTTCGAATCCAATCTCGCCGCGCTTGCCGATGCCGGATCGCTCCGGCGGCTGAGCCCACGCCGGGGCGTCGACTTTTCGTCGAACGACTATCTCGGCCTCGCCGATGCGCCGCTGCTGCGCGAGGCGGCGGGGGAGGCGCTGGCGCGCGGCGTGCCGATCGGGTCTTGCGGCTCGCGGCTGCTGCGCGGCAACGACCCGGAGATCGAAGCGCTGGAGGCGGAGGCAGCGGCGTTCTTCGGCGACGAAGCGACCTTGTTCTTCTCGAGCGGCTTCGCTGCGAACACGGCGTTCTTCGCCACGGTGCCGCAGCGCGGCGACCTCGTCGTTCACGATGCACTGATCCATGCCAGCGTGCATGACGGTATGCGGCTCGGCCGCGCCGAAACGCGCGCCGCCGCGCATCAGGATGTTGCGGCCTTCGATGCGGTCATCGCCGACTGGCGCGGGCAAGGCGGCACCGGCCGCGTCTGGATCGCGGTCGAGAGCCTCTATTCGATGGACGGCGACAAGACACCGCTGGCAAACTTCGCCGCACTGGCCGACCGGCACGAGGCGATGCTGGTAGTCGACGAGGCGCACGCGACCGGCGTCTGGGGGCCGCTGGGCAGGGGGCTCTCCGCCGAACTGCCGCGCGCCGATAACCGGGTGATTCTGCGCACGCTCGGCAAGGCGCTGGGTTGCGAAGGCGCGTTGCTCGGCATGCCCCGGCTGCTTGCCGACTTCATGGTCAACCGCGCCCGCCCGTTCATCTTCTCGACCGCGCCGTCGCCGCTGATGGCCGCGATCGCCCGCGCCGCGATCCGCTCGCTGGAAGCATCGGAGCGTCGCGAGCAACTCCACGCGCTGGTCGACCATGCGGCGGCGAAGCTCGCCCCGATCGGCGTCCCCGCGACGGGCAGCCAGATCCTGCTGCGCCATGTCGGCGGCAATGCCCGCGCCGTTGCGATGGCCGAGGCATTGCAGGCGCAAGGCTTCGACGTTCGCGCCATCCGCCCGCCGACGGTGCCGCAGGGAACCGCGCGGCTGCGCATCTCGCTGACGCTCAACGCGACGCCCGATGACGTTGACGCGCTGGCGCAAGGCTTGGGAGACCTGGCATGA
- the bioD gene encoding dethiobiotin synthase, which yields MSGHLIVTGTDTGVGKTVISAALVHALGAAYWKPVQAGLDEETDREAVTRLARLRDDRVFPEAYRLKTPASPHFAAAEEGVLIDPDRLTPPQSDRLLVIEGAGGVLVPLAEPLLYADMFAQWRAPVVLVARTSLGTINHSLLSIEALRSRNIPIAGIAFVGDAVPDSERTICAIGQVRRLGRLPHLSALDYETLHMAFAEGFDLEALDL from the coding sequence ATGAGTGGCCATCTGATCGTCACAGGCACCGATACCGGCGTCGGCAAGACCGTCATTTCCGCCGCGCTCGTGCACGCGCTCGGCGCCGCTTACTGGAAGCCGGTGCAGGCCGGGCTCGACGAGGAAACCGATCGCGAGGCCGTAACCCGGCTGGCGCGGCTGCGCGACGATCGCGTCTTTCCCGAAGCCTATCGGCTCAAGACACCGGCATCGCCGCATTTTGCGGCTGCGGAGGAGGGGGTGCTGATCGACCCCGACAGGCTCACGCCGCCGCAAAGCGACCGGCTGCTGGTGATCGAAGGCGCGGGGGGCGTCCTCGTCCCGCTCGCCGAACCCTTGCTCTACGCCGACATGTTCGCGCAGTGGCGCGCGCCGGTGGTGCTGGTGGCGCGGACATCGCTCGGCACCATCAACCACAGCCTGCTCTCGATTGAGGCGCTGCGATCACGCAACATCCCGATCGCGGGAATCGCGTTCGTCGGCGACGCCGTGCCCGATAGCGAACGGACGATCTGCGCGATCGGCCAGGTCCGCCGTCTCGGTCGCCTGCCGCATCTTTCTGCACTCGACTATGAAACGCTCCACATGGCCTTTGCCGAAGGCTTCGATCTGGAGGCACTCGATCTGTGA